A genomic segment from Gallaecimonas xiamenensis 3-C-1 encodes:
- the cydX gene encoding cytochrome bd-I oxidase subunit CydX, which produces MWYFAWILGVLLACAFGIVNAMWLEIVEYSKEEDAQ; this is translated from the coding sequence ATGTGGTATTTCGCTTGGATACTGGGTGTGCTCTTGGCTTGCGCCTTCGGTATCGTTAACGCCATGTGGCTCGAGATCGTCGAGTACAGCAAAGAAGAAGACGCGCAGTAA
- the cydB gene encoding cytochrome d ubiquinol oxidase subunit II produces MMDYEVLKLIWWVLIGVLLIGFAITDGFDMGAGALMPFVGKTDTERRVAINALGPHWDGNQVWFITAGGAIFAAWPVVYAVAFSGFYWALLLVLFALFFRPVGFEYRSKVKDTRWRSAWDWGIFAGSAVPALVFGVAFGNLFLGVPFKLDNLMYSTYTGNFFQLLTPFALLCGVVSLSMLMMHGGNYLALRAEGPVAGRARIASAIAGLVMVVAFIAAGLCLQLGVDGYVLDKIGDTNSALNILNKTVSNKSGAWLANYDAFPLLWVAPVLGVVAGLMSVLLAWRGRPGWAFLFSSLACAGVIFTAGGSLFPFVMPSSLMPDHSLTMWDVVSSHKTLGIMFVVACIFVPIVLGYTLWCYYKLWGKVSAEHIEQNSVGSY; encoded by the coding sequence ATCATGGATTACGAAGTCCTCAAACTTATCTGGTGGGTGCTTATCGGCGTGCTGCTGATAGGCTTTGCCATCACCGACGGCTTTGACATGGGGGCCGGTGCCCTGATGCCCTTCGTCGGCAAGACCGACACCGAGCGGCGGGTGGCCATCAACGCCCTTGGCCCGCACTGGGACGGCAACCAGGTCTGGTTTATCACCGCCGGTGGCGCCATCTTTGCTGCCTGGCCTGTGGTCTACGCCGTGGCCTTCTCCGGCTTCTACTGGGCGCTGCTACTGGTGCTGTTTGCCCTGTTCTTTCGGCCGGTGGGCTTTGAGTACCGCTCCAAGGTCAAGGACACGCGCTGGCGTAGCGCCTGGGACTGGGGCATTTTCGCCGGCTCGGCGGTCCCGGCCCTGGTGTTCGGGGTGGCCTTTGGCAACCTGTTCCTGGGGGTGCCCTTTAAGCTCGACAACCTGATGTACTCCACCTATACCGGTAACTTCTTCCAGTTGCTGACCCCCTTCGCCTTGTTGTGCGGCGTGGTGAGCCTGTCGATGCTGATGATGCACGGCGGCAACTACCTGGCCCTGCGCGCCGAAGGCCCTGTGGCCGGCCGCGCCCGCATTGCCAGCGCCATTGCCGGCCTGGTGATGGTGGTAGCCTTTATCGCTGCCGGCCTGTGCCTGCAACTGGGGGTGGACGGCTATGTGCTGGATAAAATTGGCGACACCAACAGCGCCCTCAATATCCTCAACAAGACCGTCTCTAACAAGAGCGGCGCCTGGCTGGCCAACTACGACGCCTTTCCGCTGCTGTGGGTCGCCCCTGTGCTGGGCGTGGTGGCAGGCCTTATGAGCGTGCTGCTGGCCTGGCGCGGCCGCCCTGGCTGGGCCTTCCTGTTCAGCTCCCTGGCCTGCGCCGGTGTCATCTTCACCGCTGGCGGTTCGCTGTTCCCCTTCGTGATGCCGTCCAGCCTGATGCCTGACCACAGCCTGACCATGTGGGATGTGGTTTCCAGCCATAAGACCTTGGGTATCATGTTCGTGGTGGCCTGCATCTTCGTACCCATAGTGCTGGGTTACACCCTCTGGTGTTACTACAAGCTGTGGGGCAAGGTCAGCGCCGAGCACATCGAACAAAATTCTGTTGGCAGCTACTAG
- a CDS encoding cytochrome ubiquinol oxidase subunit I, translating to MIGDDVVDLSRLQFAITALYHFLFVPLTLGMSFILAIMESVYVMTGKQIYKDMVKFWGKLFGINFALGVTTGITMEFQFGTNWAYYSHYVGDIFGAPLAIEGLMAFFLESTFIGLFFFGWERLSKVQHLTVTWLVALGSNLSALWILIANGWMQNPVGAEFNFETMRMEMASFSELIFNPVAQVKFVHTVSAGYVTGAMFVLAISSYFLLKGRDIAFAKRSFAIAASFGLASVLSVILLGDESGYEVGDVQKAKLAAIEAEWETQEAPADFTLFGFPNQEAGRTDYAVKIPYVLGIIATRSLDEPVVGIKDLKVEHEARIRNGILAYEVLEKLKNGEDTPANRARFSELKDDLGYGLLVKRYAPNVVDATEADIKQAVDTSIPKVAPMFWTFRIMVAMGMIMLVVFALAFYESARHRIGQKRWLLKFALIALPAPWIACEVGWFVAEYGRQPWSIAEVLPTHLSVSTLSKGDVMGSIAGFVFFYTVLLIAEMYLMIRYARRGPSVLETGRYHFETKAQEA from the coding sequence ATGATCGGTGATGATGTCGTTGATCTATCGCGCTTGCAGTTCGCCATCACGGCGCTGTACCACTTTTTGTTCGTGCCACTGACCCTGGGCATGTCCTTTATCCTGGCGATCATGGAATCGGTCTATGTGATGACCGGTAAGCAGATCTATAAGGATATGGTGAAATTCTGGGGTAAACTGTTCGGGATCAACTTTGCCCTGGGCGTGACCACGGGCATTACCATGGAATTCCAGTTCGGTACCAACTGGGCTTATTACTCCCACTATGTGGGTGATATCTTCGGTGCCCCCCTGGCCATCGAAGGCCTGATGGCCTTCTTCCTCGAGTCCACCTTTATCGGCCTGTTCTTCTTCGGTTGGGAACGCCTGAGCAAGGTGCAGCATCTGACGGTGACCTGGTTGGTGGCCTTAGGATCGAACCTGTCGGCCCTTTGGATCCTCATCGCCAACGGCTGGATGCAAAATCCGGTGGGTGCCGAGTTCAACTTTGAAACCATGCGCATGGAGATGGCCTCTTTCAGTGAGCTTATCTTCAACCCCGTGGCCCAGGTGAAATTCGTGCACACCGTGTCTGCCGGTTACGTAACCGGAGCCATGTTCGTGCTGGCCATTTCCAGCTACTTCTTGCTCAAGGGCCGCGATATTGCCTTTGCCAAGCGTTCCTTTGCCATCGCCGCCTCGTTCGGCCTGGCCTCGGTGCTGTCCGTTATCCTGCTGGGTGACGAGTCCGGCTACGAAGTAGGGGACGTGCAAAAAGCCAAGCTGGCCGCCATCGAAGCGGAATGGGAAACCCAGGAAGCCCCGGCCGACTTTACCCTGTTCGGGTTCCCCAACCAGGAAGCCGGGCGTACCGACTATGCGGTCAAAATCCCCTATGTGCTGGGCATCATCGCCACCCGTTCCCTGGACGAGCCGGTGGTGGGTATCAAGGACCTGAAAGTCGAGCACGAAGCGCGTATTCGCAACGGTATCCTGGCCTATGAGGTGCTGGAAAAACTGAAAAACGGCGAAGACACCCCGGCTAACCGGGCCCGCTTTAGCGAACTCAAGGACGACCTGGGCTATGGCCTATTGGTCAAGCGCTATGCCCCCAACGTGGTGGACGCCACCGAGGCGGACATCAAGCAGGCGGTGGACACCTCCATCCCGAAAGTGGCTCCCATGTTCTGGACCTTTCGCATCATGGTGGCCATGGGCATGATCATGCTGGTGGTTTTTGCCCTGGCCTTCTACGAGAGCGCCCGCCACCGCATCGGCCAGAAGCGCTGGCTGCTCAAGTTTGCGCTTATCGCCCTGCCGGCTCCCTGGATCGCCTGTGAAGTGGGTTGGTTCGTGGCCGAATATGGCCGCCAGCCTTGGTCCATCGCCGAAGTGCTGCCCACCCACCTGTCCGTGTCGACCCTGTCCAAAGGGGATGTGATGGGTAGTATCGCCGGCTTCGTGTTCTTCTACACCGTGCTGCTGATTGCCGAGATGTACCTGATGATCCGCTATGCCCGTCGTGGTCCCAGCGTCCTTGAAACCGGCCGCTACCACTTCGAAACCAAGGCGCAGGAGGCCTGA
- the msrA gene encoding peptide-methionine (S)-S-oxide reductase MsrA — protein MDQITLGGGCFWCLEAVFQRVRGVEAVQSGYAGGQLPDPSYKDVCRGDSGHAEVVQVHFDPRALALDDLFELFFNAHDPTTLNRQGNDVGPQYRSIILFQSPAQQQAAQAAMARAQADYDLPLVTELAPLETFYPAEVEHRDYYNRHQTQPYCQWVIHPKLAQLQLDAL, from the coding sequence ATGGACCAGATCACCCTTGGGGGGGGCTGTTTTTGGTGCCTGGAAGCCGTTTTTCAACGGGTTCGGGGCGTAGAGGCGGTGCAGTCCGGCTATGCCGGCGGCCAGTTGCCTGATCCAAGTTATAAAGATGTGTGCCGTGGTGACAGCGGCCATGCCGAAGTGGTGCAAGTGCACTTCGATCCCAGGGCCCTGGCCCTGGACGACCTTTTCGAGCTTTTCTTCAACGCCCATGACCCCACCACCCTCAATCGCCAGGGCAATGACGTGGGCCCTCAGTACCGTTCCATCATCCTGTTTCAAAGCCCGGCCCAGCAGCAGGCCGCCCAGGCTGCCATGGCAAGGGCCCAGGCCGATTACGATCTGCCGTTGGTCACCGAGCTTGCGCCCCTGGAGACTTTTTATCCGGCGGAAGTGGAACACCGCGACTACTACAACAGACACCAGACGCAGCCTTATTGCCAGTGGGTGATCCACCCCAAACTGGCCCAGTTGCAACTCGACGCACTCTGA
- the smrA gene encoding DNA endonuclease SmrA has protein sequence MHDDDKTLFEKEMQGVQPMGNLNSAGLAPKPQQAGADARRAAAEAELAEDINYLSSEAVELVDPHDVLAYKKDGVQDGVFKQLRQGKYDIQGVLDLHKKRFVAARAEVFAFIRDSHRIGLRTLLVMHGRGENAKPVPAFLKSYCAKWLKEMPQVLAYHSAQRHHGSTGALYVLLRKNDEQKRENFERHAKR, from the coding sequence ATGCATGATGATGACAAGACTTTGTTTGAAAAGGAAATGCAAGGTGTGCAGCCGATGGGTAACCTCAACAGCGCAGGCCTGGCTCCCAAACCCCAACAGGCCGGTGCCGACGCCCGCCGCGCCGCTGCCGAGGCGGAACTGGCCGAGGACATCAATTACCTGTCTTCGGAAGCGGTAGAACTGGTAGATCCCCACGACGTACTGGCCTACAAAAAAGACGGGGTCCAGGACGGCGTATTCAAGCAGCTTCGCCAAGGGAAATACGATATCCAAGGGGTGCTTGACCTGCACAAGAAGCGCTTCGTGGCGGCTCGCGCCGAGGTCTTTGCATTTATCCGCGACAGCCACCGCATCGGCCTTCGCACCCTGCTGGTAATGCATGGCCGGGGCGAAAACGCCAAACCCGTACCGGCTTTTCTTAAGAGCTACTGCGCCAAATGGCTCAAGGAAATGCCACAGGTCCTGGCCTACCACAGCGCCCAGCGCCACCACGGGTCCACCGGCGCCCTCTATGTGCTGCTGCGAAAGAACGACGAGCAAAAGCGGGAAAACTTCGAACGCCACGCCAAACGCTAA
- a CDS encoding NADH:flavin oxidoreductase/NADH oxidase, with product MSQLFSPLSLGPLALDNRIVIAPMCQYSAEMGLMGDWHQMHYGNLAQSGAGLLIIEAAAVEPRGRITYADVGLWDDATEAAMAKVLKAVRRYSAMPVGIQLAHAGRKASCARPWDGGGAIAPGQANGWQTVSASALPFMDSDPAPNALDQAGIDAIVAAFVDAARRADRLGLDLIEIHAAHGYLLHQFLSPLANQRSDQYGGSLENRMRLVLQVFDAVRDAVGKDKAVGVRISGTDWVEGGWDLTQSLTLAKALDARGCDFIHVSSGGLSPAQQIPVGPNYQVPLAEAIKAQVTMPVIAVGLITEPEQAEALLTEGRTDAVALARGMLYNPRWPWHAAAKLGAKLKVSPQYLRSEPHEVKGLFE from the coding sequence GTGAGCCAGCTTTTCTCCCCTTTGTCCCTGGGTCCCCTGGCCCTGGACAACCGCATCGTCATCGCCCCCATGTGCCAGTATTCGGCAGAAATGGGGCTGATGGGCGATTGGCACCAGATGCATTACGGCAACCTGGCCCAGTCCGGCGCCGGCCTGTTGATCATTGAAGCCGCCGCCGTTGAGCCCAGGGGCCGCATTACCTATGCCGATGTCGGCCTGTGGGACGACGCCACCGAAGCGGCCATGGCCAAGGTGCTTAAAGCGGTGCGCCGTTATTCGGCCATGCCGGTGGGTATTCAGCTGGCCCATGCCGGCCGCAAGGCGTCCTGCGCTCGGCCCTGGGACGGCGGCGGTGCCATCGCCCCCGGCCAGGCCAACGGCTGGCAGACGGTGTCGGCCAGTGCCTTGCCCTTTATGGACAGCGATCCGGCGCCAAACGCCCTGGACCAGGCCGGCATCGACGCCATAGTGGCGGCCTTTGTGGACGCGGCCCGCCGCGCCGACCGCTTGGGCTTGGACTTGATTGAGATCCACGCCGCCCACGGCTACCTGCTGCACCAATTCCTGTCGCCCCTGGCCAACCAGCGCAGCGACCAATACGGCGGCAGCCTGGAAAACCGCATGCGGCTGGTATTGCAGGTGTTTGACGCAGTGCGCGACGCCGTAGGCAAAGACAAGGCGGTAGGGGTGCGGATCTCCGGCACCGATTGGGTGGAAGGTGGCTGGGATCTGACCCAGAGCCTGACCCTGGCCAAGGCGCTGGACGCCAGAGGCTGCGACTTTATCCATGTGTCTTCCGGCGGCCTGTCGCCGGCCCAGCAGATCCCGGTTGGCCCCAACTACCAGGTACCCCTGGCCGAAGCCATCAAGGCCCAGGTGACCATGCCGGTGATTGCCGTAGGCCTTATTACCGAGCCCGAGCAGGCCGAAGCCCTGTTGACCGAGGGCCGCACCGACGCAGTGGCCCTGGCCAGGGGCATGCTCTACAACCCGCGCTGGCCCTGGCACGCTGCCGCCAAGCTGGGGGCCAAGCTCAAGGTGTCGCCCCAGTATCTGCGCTCGGAGCCTCACGAGGTCAAAGGCCTGTTTGAATGA
- a CDS encoding transglycosylase SLT domain-containing protein has translation MPRWSIALLFSLLSAGSLADDAYLAARKAQQRGDDKTYLKLRQELNQHPLASYLDYYYLKDHMAKVTAEQVQAFEHDYPDSPLGRFLVMRFIDEAAARKDWGELLSVAAREPAGDERQCLYYRAKLETGAKEQAWQGAEQLYLVGRSQPKACDPLFSAWQKAGHLKSDLVLSRMELAFARGQGSLLGYLARSLRGHQGDVAKSILALFNQPQKVASRVPVPGDAERSRRLTVLAVERLARRNPEQAWRTWMQARDHMEFTAPQRHEVARFLAARLYDTDDKKAMEWRDEAVRYYRDDQMTERRIRHALAQGDPQGARDWIGLLSEAEVANDRWQYWLAKTEPDPALKENLLKEAAKQRSYYGFLAAEALGQPFELNEIPPPPMTAGLADMGALKRIPLLLAMDEALLARMEWYHLMTPLSDSQRQALAGWAHEQGFENLAILAAIRGDGWDLVSLRFPLAFEDQFERYSTLRKMPKSFLLALSRQESALDPKAQSPVGARGLMQLMPATARHTAKSLGDAGAGDLFDPNVNIRLGTEYLRQMLEKFDNNRILAAAAYNAGPHRVARWVGKELPFDAFVESIPFKETRNYVQNVLAFNVIYQHQLGQDSPAMLTEDERQYLY, from the coding sequence ATGCCTCGATGGAGTATTGCGCTGCTCTTTTCCCTGCTTTCAGCCGGCAGCCTGGCGGATGACGCCTATCTTGCTGCCCGCAAAGCCCAGCAGCGCGGTGATGACAAGACCTACCTCAAGCTGCGCCAGGAGCTGAACCAGCATCCTTTGGCCAGCTACCTGGATTATTACTACCTCAAGGACCACATGGCCAAGGTGACGGCGGAGCAGGTCCAGGCCTTTGAGCACGACTACCCCGACTCTCCCCTTGGGCGCTTCCTGGTGATGCGCTTTATCGACGAAGCGGCGGCCCGTAAGGACTGGGGTGAGCTGCTCAGCGTTGCCGCCCGCGAACCGGCCGGTGACGAGCGCCAGTGCCTCTATTACCGGGCCAAGCTCGAGACAGGGGCAAAGGAGCAGGCCTGGCAAGGGGCCGAGCAGCTCTACCTGGTGGGCCGGTCCCAGCCCAAGGCCTGCGATCCTTTGTTCAGCGCCTGGCAAAAGGCCGGTCACCTCAAATCTGATCTGGTGCTGTCGCGCATGGAACTGGCCTTTGCCCGTGGTCAGGGCAGCCTGCTTGGTTACCTGGCCCGGTCGCTTCGCGGCCATCAGGGGGACGTGGCCAAGTCGATTTTGGCCCTGTTCAACCAACCCCAGAAAGTAGCCAGCCGGGTACCGGTACCCGGTGACGCCGAGCGCAGCCGGCGGCTGACGGTGCTGGCGGTGGAGCGCCTGGCCAGGCGCAATCCCGAGCAGGCCTGGCGCACCTGGATGCAGGCCCGCGACCATATGGAATTCACGGCGCCCCAGCGCCATGAGGTGGCCCGTTTCCTGGCCGCCAGGCTGTACGACACCGACGACAAGAAGGCCATGGAGTGGCGGGACGAAGCGGTGCGCTACTACCGGGACGACCAGATGACCGAGCGGCGTATTCGCCATGCCTTGGCCCAAGGCGACCCGCAAGGCGCCCGGGATTGGATAGGACTGCTGAGCGAAGCGGAAGTGGCCAACGACCGTTGGCAATACTGGCTGGCCAAGACCGAACCGGACCCGGCCTTGAAGGAAAACCTGCTTAAGGAAGCGGCCAAGCAACGCTCCTATTACGGCTTTTTGGCCGCAGAAGCCCTGGGACAGCCCTTTGAGCTCAACGAGATACCGCCGCCGCCCATGACCGCAGGCCTTGCCGACATGGGGGCCCTTAAGCGCATTCCGCTGCTGCTGGCCATGGACGAGGCCCTGCTGGCACGCATGGAGTGGTATCACCTGATGACCCCCTTGTCGGACAGCCAGCGCCAGGCCCTGGCCGGCTGGGCCCATGAGCAGGGTTTTGAAAACCTGGCGATACTGGCCGCCATCCGTGGCGACGGTTGGGATCTGGTGTCGTTGCGCTTCCCCCTGGCCTTTGAAGACCAGTTCGAGCGCTACAGCACCCTCAGGAAAATGCCCAAGAGCTTCCTGTTGGCTCTCAGCCGCCAGGAAAGTGCCCTAGATCCCAAGGCCCAGTCGCCGGTTGGCGCCAGGGGGCTGATGCAGCTGATGCCGGCGACGGCCCGCCATACGGCCAAGAGCCTGGGGGATGCCGGCGCTGGCGATCTGTTCGACCCGAACGTCAATATCCGCCTGGGTACCGAGTACCTGCGCCAGATGCTGGAGAAGTTCGACAACAACCGCATATTGGCGGCGGCGGCCTACAATGCCGGGCCACATCGGGTGGCGCGCTGGGTGGGTAAGGAGTTGCCCTTCGATGCCTTTGTGGAGTCCATCCCCTTCAAGGAAACCCGCAACTACGTGCAGAACGTGCTGGCCTTCAATGTCATCTACCAGCACCAGCTGGGGCAGGACAGCCCGGCCATGCTCACCGAAGACGAACGCCAATACCTCTATTGA
- a CDS encoding ExeM/NucH family extracellular endonuclease: MKRLLLAAWMAPFFAAAVQANCPAMAIGQVQGQGDSSPYQNQQVTVQGVLSATSQQLLPGFVITGDSDQDPATSDALFIAAPAPAPLGSLLCISGTVTEVGGQTQITPSQVQVLKNEGALPQPSPLHLASGQSLAQALEAHEGMRITLSKDSNLYITRTFSYDYGGRRNNLVLSHGGPLVAPTEHYPAGSDQAKAQALANSQNRLLLESDLAPAPGTLPYYPDFAAKDHYLRVGDRLSGLSGTVLQSHGQYRLLVDGALTQAQVEHTQDRSAAPTLAKAGNLKVASFNVLNYFNSAVGGDANPTGQNRGAKSAEDFALQRTKIVSAMTAIDADLFGLMEIENNGFGEGSALKDLVSHLNAAQGDPALHYDYVRTDAGNIGEDAITVAILYRPARLALDGKAKVLAMPHQQGQAQGPDGRSLTVFAGQRASLAQGFTRIDGDQRSAPFTLVVNHFKSKGSPCIEDYPHYSRANPPHGQGHCNALRVSAAQVLGQALPEFTSPVLAIGDFNAYSQEDPLLALTTGGKPLATASHALVGQRPLPQQSLDKGFGLVDLNRHFDSPGYSYSYDGEQGSLDHALASPALLDKVVAVSDWHINAAESPLFEYPRTHTGDLAKDQGPYRSSDHDPVVIALNLPVQAQGGAGLPLALLALAGLLRRRRA, translated from the coding sequence ATGAAAAGACTACTTTTGGCGGCCTGGATGGCGCCCTTTTTTGCCGCTGCCGTCCAGGCCAATTGCCCGGCCATGGCCATAGGCCAGGTGCAGGGCCAAGGGGACAGTTCCCCCTACCAAAACCAGCAGGTAACAGTGCAAGGGGTGCTGAGCGCAACCAGCCAGCAGCTGCTGCCGGGCTTTGTCATCACAGGTGACAGCGACCAGGACCCGGCCACCTCCGACGCCCTTTTTATCGCCGCCCCGGCCCCGGCGCCCTTGGGTAGCCTGCTGTGCATCAGTGGCACCGTTACCGAAGTGGGCGGCCAGACCCAGATCACCCCCAGCCAGGTGCAAGTCCTCAAAAATGAAGGCGCCCTGCCCCAGCCAAGCCCCCTGCACCTGGCCAGCGGCCAAAGCCTGGCCCAGGCCCTGGAAGCTCACGAGGGCATGCGCATTACCCTGAGCAAGGACAGCAACCTCTACATCACCCGCACCTTCAGCTACGACTACGGCGGCCGGCGCAACAACCTGGTGCTGAGCCACGGTGGCCCCCTGGTGGCCCCCACCGAGCACTATCCGGCCGGCAGTGACCAGGCCAAAGCCCAGGCCCTTGCCAACAGCCAAAACCGCCTGTTGCTGGAAAGCGACCTGGCCCCGGCTCCCGGCACCCTGCCCTACTACCCGGACTTTGCCGCCAAGGACCATTACCTTAGGGTGGGTGACCGCCTGAGCGGCCTTAGCGGCACCGTGCTGCAAAGTCACGGCCAGTACCGATTGCTGGTGGACGGCGCCCTGACCCAGGCCCAGGTAGAACATACCCAAGACCGCAGCGCCGCACCGACACTGGCCAAGGCCGGAAACCTCAAGGTGGCCAGCTTCAACGTCCTTAATTATTTCAACAGCGCCGTGGGCGGCGATGCCAACCCCACAGGCCAGAACCGGGGTGCCAAGTCGGCAGAGGATTTTGCGCTGCAGCGTACCAAGATAGTCAGCGCCATGACCGCCATCGACGCCGACCTCTTTGGCCTGATGGAAATCGAGAACAACGGTTTTGGCGAAGGTTCGGCCCTTAAGGATTTGGTCAGCCACCTCAATGCCGCCCAGGGCGACCCGGCCCTGCACTACGACTACGTGCGCACCGACGCCGGTAACATCGGCGAAGACGCCATCACCGTCGCCATCCTCTACCGCCCGGCGCGCCTGGCCCTGGACGGTAAGGCCAAGGTGCTGGCCATGCCCCACCAGCAAGGCCAGGCCCAAGGCCCTGACGGGCGCAGCCTGACCGTCTTTGCCGGCCAGCGCGCGTCCCTGGCCCAGGGCTTTACCCGCATCGACGGGGACCAGCGTTCAGCGCCCTTTACCCTGGTGGTAAACCACTTCAAGTCCAAGGGCTCGCCCTGCATCGAAGACTACCCCCACTACAGCCGCGCCAACCCGCCCCACGGCCAGGGTCACTGCAACGCGCTGCGGGTGTCCGCCGCCCAGGTGCTGGGCCAGGCCCTACCAGAATTCACCAGCCCGGTGCTGGCCATCGGCGACTTCAACGCCTATAGCCAGGAAGACCCGCTGCTGGCCCTGACCACAGGAGGCAAACCCCTGGCCACCGCCAGCCACGCCCTGGTGGGCCAGCGGCCCTTGCCCCAGCAAAGCCTCGACAAAGGCTTTGGCCTGGTGGATCTGAACCGCCACTTCGACAGTCCCGGCTATTCCTACAGCTATGACGGTGAACAGGGCAGCCTGGACCATGCCCTGGCCAGCCCCGCCCTGCTGGACAAGGTAGTAGCGGTGAGCGACTGGCATATCAACGCTGCCGAGTCGCCGCTGTTTGAATACCCTCGCACCCACACCGGGGATCTTGCCAAGGACCAGGGGCCTTACCGCTCCTCAGACCATGACCCTGTGGTGATCGCCCTTAACTTGCCGGTGCAGGCACAGGGGGGCGCCGGCCTGCCCTTGGCACTGCTGGCCCTGGCCGGGCTATTGCGCCGCCGCCGAGCATAA
- the cydP gene encoding cytochrome oxidase putative small subunit CydP, translating into MGMKRPALAKEIAAILVLKLALIITFKLVFFSDPVDVNQGATAIDNQFLNASPSASKESDNDR; encoded by the coding sequence ATGGGCATGAAACGCCCTGCCTTGGCGAAAGAAATCGCTGCCATCCTGGTTTTGAAACTGGCCCTGATCATCACCTTCAAGCTGGTGTTTTTCAGTGATCCGGTGGATGTGAACCAGGGGGCCACGGCCATTGATAACCAATTTCTAAACGCCTCGCCTTCAGCATCCAAGGAGTCCGACAATGATCGGTGA